In the genome of Bryobacteraceae bacterium, one region contains:
- the polX gene encoding DNA polymerase/3'-5' exonuclease PolX — protein MENAGIARLLSETADLMEIAGDDGFRVRSYRNAAAAIESYPERLADVARDPDRKLTDVPGVGKAMAEHIADILKNGSFNRRDELLSRYPPTALEFLKIQGLGPKSVALIFEHFRVTTIDDLEKLCREEKLRTLPRMGAKLEEKVLRSIAAYRRRAGRFLLDYATDVAEELEQHLRSGGAEEVTAAGSLRRGRETVGDIDLLVVCPDPEPVLERFTTHPKVHEVLVRGGNKASVKFGMEGIQVDVRALPRSSYGAALQYFTGSKEHNVALRQRALKMGLTLSEYGLSRLDDESRVAGETEDGIYRALGLAWIPPELRENQGEIEAAETGELPELIEPGDIRGDIHMHTTETDGRTTLEEMAGHAKALGYEYIAITDHSKALAMANGLDEKRVVDFAKRVRAINKSGELGIRVFSGLECDIRRDGVMDIEDDALAELDLVIASVHSHMNLEPAEMTDRLLAAVANPNVRIIGHPTGRILMHREPFPFDFDTVATAAAGRGVAFEINASPERLDLAGPHIRAAKAKGARFTIATDAHHPKHLLNMRYGVRTARRGWLEKKDVLNTLPAERFLAALRPKGKVHA, from the coding sequence ATGGAAAACGCCGGGATCGCCCGTTTGCTTTCGGAAACCGCCGACCTCATGGAGATTGCCGGCGACGACGGATTTCGCGTCCGTTCCTACCGTAACGCCGCGGCCGCCATCGAGAGTTACCCGGAACGTCTGGCCGATGTCGCCCGGGATCCGGACCGGAAGCTGACCGATGTGCCTGGCGTGGGGAAGGCGATGGCGGAGCACATCGCCGACATTCTGAAGAACGGCTCCTTCAACCGCCGCGACGAACTGCTTTCCCGCTATCCGCCCACGGCGCTGGAGTTTCTGAAGATCCAGGGGCTCGGGCCGAAGAGCGTCGCGCTGATCTTCGAGCATTTTCGGGTTACGACGATCGACGACCTGGAGAAACTGTGCCGCGAAGAGAAACTGCGGACACTGCCGCGGATGGGCGCCAAACTCGAGGAGAAGGTCCTCCGGTCCATTGCGGCGTACCGGCGCCGGGCCGGCCGCTTTCTGCTTGACTACGCGACCGATGTGGCGGAAGAACTGGAGCAGCATTTGCGTTCGGGCGGCGCGGAGGAAGTGACGGCGGCGGGTTCCCTGCGCCGCGGCCGTGAGACGGTTGGGGATATCGACTTGCTCGTCGTGTGCCCCGATCCGGAGCCGGTCCTCGAGCGGTTCACCACGCACCCGAAGGTGCATGAAGTGCTGGTGCGGGGCGGAAACAAGGCAAGCGTAAAATTCGGCATGGAGGGCATCCAGGTGGATGTGCGGGCGCTTCCGCGATCCTCGTATGGGGCCGCGCTGCAGTATTTCACGGGGAGCAAGGAACACAACGTCGCTCTTCGGCAGCGGGCGCTGAAGATGGGCCTCACGCTCAGCGAGTACGGGCTCTCGCGGCTGGACGACGAGTCGCGCGTGGCGGGCGAGACAGAAGATGGGATCTACCGGGCGCTCGGGCTCGCGTGGATTCCGCCGGAACTGCGGGAGAACCAGGGTGAGATCGAAGCGGCCGAAACGGGCGAGTTGCCGGAGTTGATCGAACCCGGCGACATTCGCGGCGATATCCACATGCACACCACGGAGACGGACGGCCGCACGACGCTCGAGGAGATGGCGGGGCACGCGAAGGCGCTCGGCTATGAGTACATCGCCATCACCGATCACTCGAAGGCGTTGGCGATGGCGAACGGGCTTGATGAGAAGCGCGTGGTGGATTTCGCGAAGCGTGTGCGCGCGATCAACAAAAGCGGCGAACTTGGCATTCGGGTGTTTTCGGGCCTCGAGTGCGACATCCGGCGCGATGGCGTGATGGACATCGAGGACGACGCGCTGGCCGAACTCGACCTGGTGATTGCTTCCGTCCATTCGCATATGAACCTGGAACCGGCCGAGATGACGGACCGGCTCCTGGCGGCGGTAGCCAACCCGAACGTCCGGATCATCGGACACCCTACCGGGCGGATCCTGATGCACCGTGAGCCGTTCCCCTTCGATTTCGATACGGTGGCCACAGCCGCCGCCGGGCGCGGCGTAGCGTTCGAGATCAACGCGAGCCCGGAACGCCTCGATCTGGCGGGACCCCATATCCGTGCGGCGAAGGCCAAGGGCGCGCGATTCACAATCGCTACCGACGCGCACCACCCCAAGCACCTCCTCAATATGCGCTACGGAGTCCGCACCGCCCGGCGGGGCTGGCTCGAAAAAAAAGATGTGCTAAACACGCTTCCAGCCGAACGGTTTCTGGCGGCGTTGCGTCCAAAAGGAAAGGTACACGCATGA
- a CDS encoding pitrilysin family protein produces MRTTSALAALAAGTTILAAAELKIPFEKYKLENGLRVILSKDNSAPVVAVYVIYDVGARSEQKGRTGFAHLFEHMMFQGSKNAPKGMHFETVESNGGNLNGSTHPDFTDYFEVLPSNKLPVALWLEADRMRGLNITDENLTNQKEAVKQERRLSFDNRAYATAIVDEFPKVFFDNFQSNHSLIGSFEDLNAATVDDVAAFFKTYYAPNNAVLVIVGDIQTADTKKWVEAYFADIPSQPRPPKPDLSEPAKKEAKWAEYKDPLAKLPAVVLAYPGPKRRSPDFYAMAMLDVLLTAGNSSRLNLALVKGKESVVGYEANLGWPFASTADYVDPEPYAMAFFYKPNFTAKQIVEQAEAEIDKIKNEGVPADELARIRTFLRSDRIRGVRTVLRRAQLLGQYDVFDGDPNMINTELDQYLAVTSERIQAAAKKYCDSSKRSVLAIVPAPKKSEKESGQ; encoded by the coding sequence ATGAGAACTACCTCTGCCCTCGCGGCTCTGGCGGCTGGGACAACCATCCTTGCCGCCGCCGAACTGAAGATTCCATTCGAGAAGTACAAACTCGAGAACGGCCTCCGGGTGATCCTCTCCAAGGACAACTCCGCGCCGGTTGTGGCGGTCTACGTAATCTACGACGTCGGCGCGCGGTCCGAGCAGAAAGGCCGCACCGGGTTCGCCCATCTGTTCGAACACATGATGTTCCAGGGCTCGAAGAACGCCCCGAAGGGGATGCACTTCGAGACGGTGGAGTCCAACGGCGGGAATCTCAACGGGTCCACACACCCGGATTTCACCGACTATTTCGAGGTGCTGCCTTCGAACAAGCTGCCGGTGGCGCTGTGGCTCGAAGCGGACCGGATGCGCGGACTCAACATCACGGACGAAAACCTCACCAATCAGAAAGAGGCGGTGAAGCAGGAGCGGCGTCTCTCGTTCGATAACCGCGCTTATGCGACGGCGATCGTCGACGAGTTCCCGAAAGTCTTCTTCGACAACTTCCAGAGCAACCACTCGCTGATTGGATCTTTCGAGGATTTGAACGCCGCCACCGTGGATGATGTCGCGGCGTTCTTCAAGACCTACTACGCGCCGAATAACGCCGTATTGGTGATCGTCGGAGATATCCAGACCGCCGACACGAAGAAGTGGGTGGAGGCCTATTTTGCCGACATACCCTCTCAGCCGCGGCCGCCGAAGCCGGATCTCAGCGAACCCGCCAAGAAGGAGGCGAAATGGGCGGAGTACAAAGACCCGCTCGCCAAGCTGCCGGCAGTGGTGCTGGCCTATCCCGGACCGAAGCGGCGCTCGCCGGACTTCTACGCCATGGCGATGCTCGACGTGCTGCTCACCGCCGGCAACAGTTCGCGGCTAAATCTGGCGCTGGTGAAAGGCAAGGAAAGCGTGGTGGGTTACGAGGCCAATCTCGGCTGGCCGTTCGCTTCGACGGCGGATTACGTCGATCCCGAACCCTACGCAATGGCGTTCTTTTATAAGCCAAACTTCACCGCGAAACAGATCGTGGAGCAGGCCGAGGCAGAGATCGACAAGATCAAGAACGAGGGCGTTCCTGCCGACGAACTCGCGCGGATTCGCACGTTTCTCCGCTCGGACCGTATTCGCGGCGTGCGTACAGTGCTGCGCCGGGCGCAACTGCTTGGCCAGTACGATGTGTTCGACGGCGATCCGAACATGATCAACACCGAGCTGGACCAGTACCTCGCCGTCACCAGTGAACGGATCCAGGCGGCTGCGAAAAAGTATTGTGATTCGTCGAAGCGAAGCGTTTTGGCCATTGTGCCAGCGCCCAAGAAATCGGAAAAGGAGTCCGGACAATGA
- a CDS encoding NUDIX hydrolase — MSRLLTISHETFVTRTGRKEKRIIVRHPGSAAALPVDERGRVLLVSQYRIPANGRLWEIPAGKVDDGESVLQGAKRELAEETGYRAKRWSKLVGFYPSPGFLAEFITVYLAQDLRPGESNLGDGEDIELRWFKPDEMLSGIRSGKIRDAKTIAGYLAFLERIRSR, encoded by the coding sequence GTGAGCCGGCTCCTGACGATTTCCCACGAGACGTTTGTCACTCGCACAGGCCGCAAGGAAAAGCGGATCATCGTGAGGCACCCGGGATCGGCAGCGGCGCTCCCGGTGGATGAGCGCGGCCGTGTGCTCCTCGTCAGCCAGTATCGGATCCCAGCCAACGGCAGGCTATGGGAAATACCGGCCGGCAAGGTGGACGATGGCGAATCCGTTCTGCAGGGCGCAAAACGTGAGTTGGCCGAGGAAACCGGATACCGGGCGAAGAGGTGGTCGAAGCTGGTGGGCTTCTATCCGAGCCCCGGCTTCCTTGCCGAGTTCATCACCGTGTATCTGGCTCAGGATCTGCGTCCCGGCGAGTCGAATCTCGGTGACGGCGAAGACATCGAGTTGCGATGGTTCAAGCCGGACGAGATGCTGTCGGGGATTCGGTCCGGCAAGATTCGCGACGCGAAAACGATCGCCGGGTATCTGGCGTTTCTTGAGCGCATCCGGTCGCGCTGA
- a CDS encoding pitrilysin family protein, which yields MRTAVVAFSLAATLAAQTQIDRTKPPETGPLADFKLPPFEEKTLPNGLRLMLINDTRYPMIEVRLGFQAGDKYDPAGMEGLSETVAALLKEGAGKRNSRQVAEELAAIGGDLNANSTADFLMVAGYALSEYTDRLLDLTSDFVRNPTFAEDELRLRKQNRIEELKVERAESETLAAERLHEILFAGHPYANALPTPSTIEKISRDDLAKFRDRFFVPNNGVLAVIGPIGDTSAFAKKLSARFGDWKKGTPPAAPPAKFPEAKGGTTLVDRPGSVQADIMIGRVAVGREHPDYFPLYVGNAILGMGASSRLFENIREKQGFAYHSSSHITPRKDVGYVESQTQVRNEVIGPALTALEGEFRRMGSERLTAGELSAVKNYLSGNFVMSLATPTGVANQLINTRLNGLPNSYLETYVDKIRRVEPDQIQKTAAKYLDPSKASIVVVGDASQIAEPMKKLGEVNVEKARQ from the coding sequence ATGAGGACCGCGGTGGTTGCCTTCTCGCTTGCGGCGACGCTCGCCGCGCAGACGCAGATTGACCGGACCAAGCCCCCGGAGACCGGTCCGCTGGCTGATTTCAAGCTTCCGCCGTTCGAGGAGAAAACGCTTCCAAACGGTCTGCGGCTGATGCTGATCAACGACACGCGGTACCCGATGATCGAGGTGCGATTGGGTTTCCAGGCGGGCGACAAGTACGATCCCGCCGGCATGGAAGGCCTGTCGGAAACGGTCGCGGCGCTTCTTAAGGAAGGCGCGGGGAAACGGAACTCGCGCCAGGTGGCGGAGGAGTTGGCGGCGATCGGCGGCGACCTCAATGCGAATTCGACTGCCGACTTTCTGATGGTGGCCGGCTACGCCCTTTCCGAATATACGGACCGCTTGCTCGACCTGACGAGCGACTTCGTGCGCAACCCCACGTTCGCCGAAGACGAACTGCGGCTCCGGAAGCAGAACCGAATCGAGGAACTAAAGGTGGAGCGTGCCGAATCGGAGACCCTCGCCGCTGAGCGGCTGCACGAAATTCTCTTTGCCGGCCATCCCTACGCGAACGCGCTCCCGACTCCGAGTACGATCGAGAAGATATCGCGCGATGACCTCGCCAAGTTTCGCGACCGCTTCTTCGTGCCGAACAACGGCGTGCTCGCGGTGATCGGGCCGATTGGCGACACGTCTGCTTTCGCGAAGAAGCTTTCGGCGCGTTTCGGCGATTGGAAGAAAGGCACACCGCCGGCCGCGCCCCCGGCGAAGTTTCCTGAGGCCAAAGGCGGCACGACGCTGGTGGACCGGCCCGGCTCTGTCCAGGCCGACATCATGATCGGCCGCGTCGCGGTTGGCCGCGAACACCCGGATTACTTCCCACTCTACGTCGGCAACGCGATTCTCGGCATGGGCGCGAGTTCGCGCCTGTTCGAGAACATCCGCGAGAAGCAGGGCTTCGCCTATCATTCCTCGTCCCACATCACGCCTCGCAAGGACGTTGGATACGTCGAGAGTCAAACGCAGGTGCGCAACGAGGTGATCGGGCCGGCGTTGACGGCGCTCGAAGGCGAGTTTCGGCGAATGGGTTCCGAGCGGCTTACCGCTGGGGAGTTGAGCGCGGTGAAGAACTACCTGAGCGGCAACTTCGTGATGTCGCTCGCGACGCCCACCGGCGTGGCCAATCAGCTCATCAACACGCGGCTCAACGGGCTTCCGAATTCGTATCTGGAAACGTACGTGGATAAGATAAGACGAGTGGAACCCGATCAGATTCAGAAAACGGCGGCGAAGTACCTGGACCCGTCGAAGGCGTCCATCGTCGTGGTTGGCGACGCGTCGCAGATCGCAGAGCCGATGAAGAAGCTCGGCGAGGTGAACGTGGAGAAGGCCCGGCAGTGA